A region from the Actinoplanes sp. OR16 genome encodes:
- a CDS encoding NADH-quinone oxidoreductase subunit M, with translation MSEFPFLPVLTLLPLVGAAVVAFIPRAKAELAKLVALVWSLIVLGLSIAMWAAFTIDGDRFQFVNSYAWIPSWDARFTFAADGIALVMLMLIAILFPIVILASWHDVDQSKRSAPAYFALLLTFECTMIGVFAAADIFLFYVFFEVMLIPMYFIIGSFGSGQKQYAAVKFFLYSLVGGLFMLASVIGLWVVAGHTFDFTKLVEATGSVDTNTARWLFLGFFVAFAIKAPFFPFHTWLPDSGGAAPAGAAALLVGVMDKVGTFGILRYCLSLFPEASRWFAPAAMVLAVIGIVYASLLAVGQNDLKRLVSYTSIAHFGFIGIGIFAFTTQAGTGAVLYMVNHGLATGLLFIVVGMFVARRGSALVSDFGGAGKLVPVLAGVLFFAGLASLALPGTAPFVSEFLVLIGTFSTHKGFAVVATLGIILAAAYVLWMIQRTTQGTLNPALEELPAMRKDLSLREKFVVAPLILLILVLGFYPKPVTDVINPAVQATLQDVGTTDPAPAVVADGKAGG, from the coding sequence GTGAGCGAATTCCCGTTTCTGCCGGTCCTCACCTTGCTCCCGCTGGTGGGTGCTGCCGTGGTGGCCTTCATCCCGAGGGCGAAGGCCGAACTGGCCAAGCTCGTGGCCCTCGTCTGGTCGCTGATCGTTCTCGGACTCAGCATCGCGATGTGGGCCGCCTTCACCATCGACGGCGACCGGTTCCAGTTCGTCAACTCGTACGCCTGGATCCCCTCCTGGGACGCCCGTTTCACCTTCGCGGCCGACGGCATCGCGCTCGTCATGCTGATGCTGATCGCGATCCTGTTCCCGATCGTCATCCTGGCGTCCTGGCACGACGTCGACCAGAGCAAGCGGTCCGCCCCGGCGTACTTCGCCCTGCTCCTCACCTTCGAGTGCACGATGATCGGCGTGTTCGCCGCGGCGGACATCTTCCTCTTCTACGTGTTCTTCGAGGTCATGCTGATCCCGATGTACTTCATCATCGGATCGTTCGGCTCCGGCCAGAAGCAGTACGCCGCGGTCAAGTTCTTCCTCTACAGCCTGGTCGGCGGCCTCTTCATGCTGGCCTCGGTGATCGGCCTCTGGGTGGTCGCGGGTCACACCTTCGACTTCACGAAGCTGGTCGAGGCGACCGGCTCGGTGGACACGAACACCGCGCGCTGGCTGTTCCTCGGCTTCTTCGTGGCGTTCGCGATCAAGGCGCCGTTCTTCCCGTTCCACACCTGGCTGCCGGACTCCGGTGGCGCTGCCCCGGCCGGTGCGGCAGCGTTGCTCGTCGGCGTGATGGACAAGGTCGGCACGTTCGGCATCCTGCGGTACTGCCTCTCGCTCTTCCCGGAGGCCTCCCGCTGGTTCGCCCCGGCCGCGATGGTCCTGGCCGTGATCGGCATCGTGTACGCGTCGCTGCTCGCGGTCGGCCAGAACGACCTGAAGCGGCTGGTGTCGTACACGTCGATCGCGCACTTCGGCTTCATCGGCATCGGCATCTTCGCGTTCACCACGCAGGCCGGCACCGGCGCGGTGCTCTACATGGTCAACCACGGCCTGGCGACCGGCCTGCTCTTCATCGTGGTCGGGATGTTCGTCGCCCGGCGCGGATCGGCCCTGGTCAGCGACTTCGGTGGCGCCGGGAAGCTGGTTCCGGTGCTGGCCGGTGTGCTGTTCTTCGCCGGCCTCGCCTCGCTGGCGCTGCCCGGCACCGCGCCGTTCGTCAGCGAGTTCCTGGTGCTGATCGGCACGTTCAGCACCCACAAGGGATTCGCCGTGGTGGCGACGCTCGGCATCATCCTGGCCGCCGCATACGTGCTCTGGATGATCCAGCGGACCACGCAGGGCACGCTCAATCCGGCGCTGGAAGAGCTCCCGGCCATGCGGAAGGACCTCAGCCTGCGCGAGAAGTTCGTGGTCGCGCCGCTGATCCTGCTCATCCTGGTGCTCGGCTTCTACCCGAAACCGGTCACCGATGTGATCAACCCGGCGGTGCAGGCGACCCTGCAGGACGTCGGCACCACCGACCCGGCTCCGGCAGTGGTCGC